One segment of Rosa chinensis cultivar Old Blush chromosome 6, RchiOBHm-V2, whole genome shotgun sequence DNA contains the following:
- the LOC112172587 gene encoding putative F-box protein At1g49610, whose translation MSRQFKTLKSSENDRNRQTAATSDATTIPYLPDNVIEKILSLLPINLAAQANTVSKQWAALWPSFPVIDLDEADPINCELYIEPGRFLSFLHYSLRRCRDQRLLDKLGIRANLRYAGVLVDEWVDFAIERCVKELDLRNLGENRYYLLAHSVLTLKSLTSLNLENVRVYASSGIDGPVSLPLLKTMSLTGLEVFDDQEDRAIWTIPRIISGCPSMEQLSIKKCKLGYSTMELEISSYSLKSLEIMHCHSMNFEVTAKNLESFTFYSDCTCPYHKTMYLWECDNLKHVDVSCEGLKQLLLHTCLETMENSFHTPNLESFEFSGYLKAKVHFVDAPSKLLKATIRVWETSWPIEYYSAMRDFLESFNCSKKVKLHIEDAEGVIIPEHRRMEWSSPLPSIKQLQLYFYAPLGDREYCLRPSLIWMAPSAEILPFLDNNDYDYDEDEDDDDYDDDDDDDNDDDDNDDDVDDHNED comes from the exons ATGAGCAGACAGTTCAAAACCCTAAAGAGCTCAGAGAATGATCGGAACCGCCAAACCGCCGCAACCTCCGACGCCACCACAATTCCTTACTTACCTGACAACGTCATCGAAAAAATCCTGTCCTTGCTTCCGATCAATCTAGCGGCCCAGGCGAACACCGTCTCGAAGCAATGGGCAGCCCTGTGGCCTTCGTTCCCAGTAATCGATCTCGACGAGGCCGATCCGATCAATTGCGAACTCTATATCGAACCTGGACGTTTCCTCAGCTTCTTGCACTATTCTCTCAGACGATGCAGGGATCAGAGGCTCTTGGACAAGTTGGGGATTCGAGCCAACCTTCGATACGCCGGCGTTTTGGTAGATGAATGGGTTGATTTTGCAATCGAGAGGTGTGTCAAAGAGTTAGATCTTCGAAATTTGGGTGAGAATAGGTACTACCTCCTAGCGCATAGCGTTTTAACTCTGAAATCTTTAACTAGTCTGAATTTGGAGAATGTGAGAGTGTATGCAAGTTCTGGAATTGATGGTCCTGTTAGCCTACCCTTACTGAAAACCATGTCACTCACAGGGTTGGAAGTTTTCGACGATCAGGAGGACAGGGCCATTTGGACCATCCCCAGAATAATTTCGGGGTGTCCTAGCATGGAGCAATTGTCAATTAAGAAATGTAAGCTTGGCTACTCCACCATGGAGCTTGAAATTTCGAGTTACAGTCTCAAATCCTTGGAAATTATGCATTGCCATTCTATGAATTTCGAAGTTACGGCTAAGAATCTCGAGTCTTTTACATTCTATTCGGATTGTACCTGTCCTTACCATAAGACTATGTACTTGTGGGAATGTGATAACTTGAAACATGTGGACGTCTCTTGTGAGGGGTTGAAACAGCTTCTGTTGCATACATGCCTAGAAACTATGGAGAACTCGTTTCACACTCCAAATCTAGAGTCTTTTGAGTTTAGCGGATATCTGAAGGCCAAGGTCCATTTTGTGGATGCTCCATCAAAGTTATTAAAGGCTACAATCAGAGTTTGGGAGACCTCATGGCCCATTGAATATTATTCTGCTATGAGAGATTTTCTTGAAAGTTTCAATTGCTCCAAAAAAGTGAAGCTACATATTGAGGATGCTGAg GGTGTCATAATACCAGAACATCGGAGAATGGAATGGTCTTCCCCATTACCTAGTATTAAGCAGCTGCAGCTATACTTTTATGCTCCATTGGGGGACAGAGAATATTGTTTGAGACCTTCATTGATTTGGATGGCACCATCTGCTGAGATTCTACCATTTCTAGATaataatgattatgattatgatgaggatgaggatgatgatgactatgatgacgacgacgacgacgacaatgatgatgatgacaatgACGACGACGTTGATGACCACAACGAAGACTAA